In Suttonella indologenes, one genomic interval encodes:
- a CDS encoding NeuD/PglB/VioB family sugar acetyltransferase: MLKRLFDITVSIVALILFLPIYTIVTYKVKKNLGSPVLFRQIRPGLNGKPFEMIKFRTMKDAVDAQGNPLPDSERLTPFGKMLRATSLDELPELWNVLKGDMSLVGPRPLLMEYLPLYNEEQAKRHNVRPGITGYAQVNGRNAISWEQKFALDTWYVENQSFWLDIKILFKTVKKVFFKENISAEGEATISKFTGTKSDKIFAVYGASGCGRSLMPVAKEYLEKQDKQAELCFIDDSLSEEAKINGYRAMNYEAFKQQEYAEKAVLIAIASGQIREKICNKLTADDIKLWSVISQSAVIMDSVSVEEDCAISPFVTLGSNVQIGKSFHANLYSYVEHDCVIGDYVTFAPSVKCNGNVHIGNHTYVGAGAMIKQGTPDKPLKIGKNVVIGMGAVVINDIPDDVTVVGNPARILKK, encoded by the coding sequence ATGCTAAAACGCCTATTTGATATTACAGTTTCAATTGTTGCGTTGATTTTATTTTTACCAATTTATACGATTGTTACTTATAAAGTAAAGAAAAATCTAGGTTCTCCAGTTTTATTCCGTCAAATTCGCCCGGGATTGAACGGTAAGCCTTTCGAGATGATTAAATTTCGAACAATGAAAGACGCTGTTGATGCTCAAGGGAATCCATTGCCGGATAGTGAGCGTTTAACGCCATTTGGAAAAATGTTGCGTGCTACTAGCCTTGATGAATTGCCGGAACTTTGGAATGTATTAAAAGGCGATATGAGTTTAGTTGGTCCTCGTCCGTTGTTAATGGAATATTTACCGCTATATAATGAAGAGCAAGCGAAACGGCATAATGTTCGCCCGGGTATTACCGGTTATGCTCAAGTAAATGGGCGAAATGCAATTAGCTGGGAGCAAAAATTTGCATTAGATACTTGGTATGTTGAAAATCAATCATTTTGGCTAGATATTAAAATTTTATTTAAAACAGTAAAAAAAGTCTTTTTTAAAGAAAATATTAGTGCGGAAGGAGAAGCCACAATTTCTAAATTTACCGGTACAAAATCAGACAAAATTTTTGCCGTTTATGGTGCTTCCGGTTGTGGGCGTAGCTTAATGCCTGTTGCCAAAGAATATCTAGAAAAACAAGATAAGCAAGCTGAGTTATGTTTCATTGATGATAGTTTATCTGAAGAAGCAAAAATTAACGGATATCGAGCAATGAATTATGAGGCTTTTAAGCAACAAGAATATGCAGAAAAAGCGGTTTTAATAGCAATTGCAAGCGGTCAAATTCGTGAAAAAATTTGCAATAAATTAACTGCTGACGACATTAAATTGTGGTCGGTTATTTCACAAAGTGCGGTTATTATGGATTCAGTTTCAGTTGAAGAAGATTGTGCGATCAGTCCTTTTGTTACATTAGGATCGAATGTGCAAATAGGGAAATCTTTTCACGCCAATCTTTATAGTTATGTAGAACACGATTGTGTTATTGGTGATTATGTTACCTTTGCTCCGAGCGTAAAATGCAATGGCAATGTGCATATTGGCAACCATACTTATGTTGGAGCTGGAGCAATGATTAAGCAAGGAACACCTGATAAACCGCTTAAAATTGGCAAAAATGTTGTAATAGGAATGGGAGCTGTTGTGATTAACGATATTCCTGATGATGTTACTGTTGTTGGCAATCCCGCTAGAATTTTAAAGAAATAA
- a CDS encoding acyltransferase produces MKGREIFLKHNLKIKFLFKIYKLIPKFIRSLIAFLLNSSRVGLLVRYFDLKMNSSTIGSNVYIANYIIIKNSKNIKIGNNTSFHEFCYIDAVGGISIGSNVSIAHSCSLISFEHTWNDFSIPIKYNSTKLSPIIIGNDVWIGCGVRILAGSVIENRVVVAAGAVVKGRLESGYLYGGIPAKKLRAIL; encoded by the coding sequence ATGAAAGGTAGAGAAATTTTTTTAAAGCACAACTTAAAAATAAAATTTTTATTCAAAATATATAAATTAATACCTAAATTTATTCGAAGCTTAATTGCTTTTTTATTAAATTCTAGCAGAGTTGGACTTCTAGTTCGATATTTTGATTTAAAAATGAATTCTTCAACTATTGGAAGTAATGTTTATATTGCTAATTATATAATTATTAAAAATTCTAAAAATATAAAAATAGGCAACAATACTAGTTTTCATGAATTTTGTTATATAGATGCTGTTGGCGGCATTAGTATTGGAAGTAATGTGTCAATTGCTCATAGTTGTTCATTAATTTCTTTTGAGCATACTTGGAATGATTTTTCTATTCCTATTAAGTATAATTCAACAAAGTTATCTCCTATAATTATAGGGAATGATGTTTGGATTGGTTGCGGGGTTCGCATTTTAGCAGGTTCCGTTATTGAAAATCGAGTTGTTGTTGCTGCAGGTGCTGTAGTTAAGGGAAGATTAGAATCTGGTTATCTTTATGGAGGTATTCCTGCAAAAAAATTGAGAGCTATATTATGA
- a CDS encoding NAD-dependent epimerase/dehydratase family protein, translating into MTKFEEICGQLNESQKVWLVTGVAGFIGSNLLETLLKLNQKVIGLDNFATGHQHNLDEVKSLVSSEQWAYFTFYHGDIRNLEDCQKVCEGVDYVLHQAALGSVPRSVADPITTNSANITGFLNMLVAARDAKVKSFTYAASSSTYGDHPALPKVEENIGNPLSPYAVTKYVNELYASVFARSYDFKAIGLRYFNVFGKRQDPNGAYAAVIPKWTAAMIKGDDIFINGDGETSRDFCYIGNVIQANILAATTQNEEAKNQVYNVAVGERITLNELFNEIQISLKKKSIKYDKKPFYKDFRPGDVRHSQANIKKIQGKLSYNPQYNVNQGIRISITWYVSKISE; encoded by the coding sequence ATGACAAAATTTGAAGAAATTTGCGGACAGCTTAATGAAAGTCAAAAGGTATGGTTAGTTACAGGAGTTGCCGGTTTTATTGGTTCTAATTTATTAGAGACCTTATTGAAATTAAATCAAAAAGTTATTGGTTTAGATAATTTTGCTACAGGTCATCAGCATAATTTAGATGAAGTAAAAAGTCTAGTTTCTTCAGAACAGTGGGCTTATTTTACTTTTTATCATGGTGATATCCGTAATTTAGAAGATTGCCAAAAAGTTTGTGAGGGTGTGGATTATGTATTGCACCAAGCCGCGTTAGGATCAGTTCCTCGTTCTGTTGCAGATCCTATAACGACAAATAGTGCAAATATTACAGGCTTCTTGAATATGCTTGTGGCTGCTAGAGATGCAAAAGTAAAAAGTTTTACTTATGCTGCAAGTAGCTCTACTTATGGAGACCATCCTGCTTTGCCTAAAGTTGAGGAAAATATCGGAAATCCACTTTCTCCATATGCAGTTACAAAATATGTAAATGAGCTTTATGCTTCTGTGTTTGCTAGAAGTTATGATTTCAAAGCTATAGGATTACGTTATTTCAATGTATTTGGTAAGCGACAAGACCCTAATGGAGCTTATGCGGCTGTCATTCCAAAATGGACGGCTGCTATGATTAAAGGAGATGATATTTTTATCAATGGTGATGGTGAAACTAGTCGTGATTTTTGTTATATAGGAAATGTTATTCAAGCTAATATTTTAGCAGCGACAACTCAAAATGAGGAAGCTAAAAATCAAGTTTACAATGTTGCTGTTGGTGAGCGTATAACATTAAATGAATTATTTAATGAAATTCAAATTTCACTCAAAAAAAAATCAATTAAATATGATAAAAAACCGTTTTATAAAGATTTTAGACCTGGAGATGTAAGACATTCTCAAGCAAATATCAAGAAAATTCAAGGTAAATTATCTTATAATCCACAATACAATGTTAATCAAGGGATTAGAATATCCATAACTTGGTATGTTAGCAAAATTTCCGAATAA
- a CDS encoding glycosyltransferase family 4 protein — protein MNFKFVVICNFPPSIINFRGKLLEAIASKGYEIYILSPNLQDFPNEAQFLSEQGYHLIEIPMQRTGMNPLSDLKMMWAIYKTLKEVKADYVLAYTIKPVIYGMSSAWFANVPKRFALITGLGYAFQSNDKPTKLQKIIRHMYKFALARSSKVFFQNPDDKALFKALNLIPNTPSVIVNGSGVHLSKFNVVELPLNDTGYPKASFLLIARLLVDKGIREYFNAAKEIKKIYPQAEFHLVGWIDSNPSSISQSELNEWIQSGIIHFWGKLSDVRPAIVASSIYVLPSYREGTPRTVLEAMAMGRAIITTDAPGCRETVVNGENGYLVEVQSVDSLQQAMEKFILNPSLIIEMGKRSRELVAEKYDVNKVNQHMIQEMEI, from the coding sequence ATGAATTTTAAATTTGTTGTTATTTGTAATTTTCCTCCTTCAATTATAAATTTTAGAGGAAAGCTTTTAGAAGCAATAGCAAGTAAGGGATATGAAATTTATATTTTATCACCTAATTTGCAAGATTTCCCCAATGAAGCACAATTTTTATCAGAACAAGGATATCATTTAATAGAAATCCCTATGCAGCGTACAGGGATGAATCCGTTATCTGATCTTAAAATGATGTGGGCTATTTATAAGACTCTAAAAGAAGTTAAAGCTGATTATGTATTAGCTTATACAATTAAGCCGGTCATTTATGGAATGTCCTCTGCTTGGTTTGCAAATGTACCTAAACGGTTTGCACTAATTACAGGCTTGGGCTATGCCTTTCAATCAAATGATAAACCAACAAAATTACAAAAGATAATCCGCCATATGTATAAATTTGCATTAGCACGAAGCAGTAAAGTTTTTTTTCAAAATCCTGATGATAAGGCATTATTCAAAGCATTAAACTTGATTCCTAATACTCCCTCTGTAATTGTAAATGGTTCGGGTGTACATCTTTCTAAATTTAATGTTGTTGAATTACCGTTAAATGATACTGGTTACCCTAAAGCTTCATTTTTACTTATTGCTAGATTGCTAGTAGATAAAGGAATCAGAGAATATTTTAATGCAGCTAAAGAAATTAAAAAGATTTATCCACAAGCAGAATTTCATCTAGTAGGGTGGATTGATAGCAATCCTTCCTCAATTAGTCAGTCGGAGTTAAATGAATGGATTCAAAGTGGCATAATCCACTTTTGGGGAAAACTTTCAGATGTTCGTCCTGCTATTGTTGCAAGTTCTATTTATGTTTTACCGTCTTATCGTGAAGGAACGCCTAGAACAGTATTGGAAGCAATGGCAATGGGGCGAGCTATAATCACAACAGATGCTCCAGGATGTCGTGAGACAGTGGTAAATGGAGAAAATGGTTATCTAGTGGAAGTACAATCGGTGGATAGCTTACAACAAGCTATGGAAAAATTTATTCTAAATCCATCTTTGATCATTGAAATGGGAAAAAGATCACGTGAATTAGTAGCTGAAAAATATGATGTAAATAAAGTTAATCAGCATATGATTCAAGAAATGGAGATTTAA
- a CDS encoding glycosyltransferase family 4 protein, with protein sequence MINILYVHDHIFKKNGRNIYSEGKITDETFCRYIFNSKDKIYVLSRMEEKENASLFTEIKNTQVIFNPVFGITIFQIYFINLFKNICLIFKMLKKTDYLILRMPSFLGLLVFLLNLIFRRKFFVEFVGDPKDALLNAITNKNLFILFAINIIVLLNKLVLKKASGVIYVTNKILQKKYPTFSYQECASNVEIDIEKINLSVESYKIKNKEIVIGIIASFNNPYKGIGMAIDSVKLLKNKGVNLKLRILGSGKLEENYKKHAENLNLLDQVFFDGILSSRADINFWLDSLDIYIQPSYTEGLPRALIEAMARGLPIVATNVGGIPELLSSDFLIEPGSSIALSDKLQLLISSQKIRYEQGVLNYEKSKEYDSDILKEKRQKFWTTARIMVKDL encoded by the coding sequence ATGATAAATATTCTATATGTACATGATCATATATTCAAAAAAAATGGACGAAATATATATAGTGAGGGCAAAATAACTGATGAAACATTTTGTCGTTATATTTTCAATTCTAAAGATAAAATTTATGTTTTGTCTAGAATGGAAGAGAAGGAAAATGCCAGTTTATTCACTGAAATTAAGAATACTCAAGTTATTTTTAATCCAGTGTTTGGAATAACTATTTTTCAAATATATTTCATAAATTTATTTAAGAATATATGCTTGATATTCAAAATGTTAAAAAAAACTGATTATCTTATTTTAAGAATGCCAAGTTTTTTGGGTCTACTAGTTTTTTTGTTAAATCTTATATTTAGAAGAAAGTTTTTTGTTGAGTTTGTTGGTGACCCTAAAGATGCATTATTAAATGCAATTACAAATAAAAATTTGTTTATTTTATTTGCAATTAATATAATTGTATTGTTAAATAAATTAGTCTTAAAAAAAGCTAGTGGCGTTATCTATGTGACAAATAAAATTCTTCAAAAGAAATACCCTACATTTTCTTATCAAGAATGTGCTTCTAATGTAGAAATAGATATTGAAAAGATAAATCTTTCTGTGGAAAGTTATAAAATAAAGAATAAAGAAATAGTAATTGGGATTATTGCTTCGTTTAATAATCCTTATAAAGGTATAGGTATGGCGATAGATTCTGTTAAATTATTGAAGAACAAAGGTGTTAATTTAAAATTGAGGATATTAGGTTCAGGTAAATTAGAAGAAAATTATAAGAAACATGCAGAAAATTTAAATTTATTAGACCAAGTTTTTTTTGATGGAATTTTATCCTCACGAGCAGACATCAATTTTTGGTTAGATAGTTTAGATATATATATACAACCTAGTTATACAGAAGGATTACCTAGAGCATTGATTGAAGCAATGGCTAGAGGACTACCCATTGTAGCTACGAATGTAGGAGGAATTCCTGAGCTATTAAGTTCAGATTTTTTAATAGAACCAGGTTCTTCTATAGCTTTAAGTGATAAATTACAACTTTTAATATCATCTCAAAAAATAAGATATGAGCAAGGTGTATTAAATTATGAAAAATCGAAAGAATATGATTCAGATATCTTAAAAGAAAAAAGGCAAAAATTTTGGACTACTGCTAGAATAATGGTTAAAGATTTATAA
- a CDS encoding DegT/DnrJ/EryC1/StrS family aminotransferase: protein MLNTPFEPWPSFTQEEADAVSKTILSNKVNYWTGQECREFEKEFADYTQTKYAVALANGTLALDVALKALGIGAGDDVIVTSRTFLASASSIVTAGANPVFADVELDSQNISRRTIEAVLTPNTKAIICVHLAGLMCDMDPIMALAQEKGLYVIEDCAQAHGAMYKDRSAGSIGHIGAWSFCQDKIMTTGGEGGMVTTNDENLWNKMWSYKDHGKSFDAVYNRQHPVGFRWLHESFGTNWRMMEVQAVIGRIQLKRMPEWTKKRNENMNAILSAFSNSPYFTVFKPTDDYLHAAYRCYVQVNLNKLPDGWSRDRIMQEINDFGVPCYSGSCSEVYLEKAFEGTPWIPKERLANAKQLGESSLMFLVHPTLSKENIQKTREAISFICKKIDELL from the coding sequence ATGCTAAATACCCCTTTTGAACCTTGGCCATCATTTACGCAAGAAGAAGCAGATGCGGTATCAAAAACAATTCTTTCCAACAAAGTCAATTACTGGACAGGGCAAGAGTGCCGTGAATTTGAAAAAGAATTTGCGGACTATACTCAAACTAAATATGCTGTGGCACTAGCCAATGGTACCTTAGCACTTGATGTCGCTTTAAAGGCACTAGGCATTGGTGCTGGTGATGATGTAATCGTAACATCTCGTACTTTCCTTGCTTCAGCAAGTTCTATTGTTACGGCTGGAGCTAATCCGGTATTTGCTGATGTAGAGCTAGACTCGCAAAATATTTCTCGCCGTACGATAGAAGCGGTTTTAACGCCAAATACAAAAGCGATTATTTGTGTACATCTTGCCGGCTTAATGTGCGATATGGATCCGATAATGGCATTGGCACAAGAAAAAGGCTTATATGTCATTGAAGATTGTGCCCAAGCTCACGGTGCAATGTATAAAGATCGTTCAGCCGGTTCTATCGGACATATTGGTGCTTGGTCTTTCTGCCAAGATAAAATTATGACAACCGGTGGCGAAGGCGGTATGGTAACGACCAATGATGAGAATCTGTGGAACAAAATGTGGTCGTATAAAGATCATGGTAAAAGTTTTGATGCAGTATATAATCGGCAACATCCTGTCGGCTTTCGTTGGTTGCACGAGTCTTTCGGAACAAATTGGCGCATGATGGAAGTACAGGCCGTTATTGGGCGCATTCAGCTTAAACGAATGCCTGAATGGACGAAGAAACGCAATGAAAATATGAATGCAATTTTATCTGCTTTTAGCAATAGTCCTTATTTTACCGTATTTAAACCGACTGATGATTATCTGCATGCTGCTTATAGATGTTATGTGCAAGTTAATTTGAATAAATTGCCAGATGGTTGGTCAAGAGACCGTATTATGCAAGAAATTAATGATTTTGGTGTTCCTTGTTATAGCGGTTCTTGCTCAGAAGTCTATTTAGAAAAAGCATTTGAAGGTACCCCTTGGATTCCTAAAGAGCGTTTGGCGAATGCAAAACAGTTAGGTGAAAGCAGTTTAATGTTCTTAGTGCATCCGACCTTAAGCAAAGAAAATATACAAAAAACTCGAGAAGCAATTTCTTTTATATGTAAAAAAATAGATGAATTGTTATGA
- a CDS encoding O-antigen ligase family protein, translating to MFYIRDGGIRASGLMYNPNYFAYSTFISFLLLDSFFSKGKIKLILLFMMAFLILLSFSRGVILGMLVYFVFKIKYKLIPIFVLLILFFYLSNIFTLLDMNIDDLYKTLEYRLENLKTGDLSGRVTTWIIGYEVWSLNLKNILFGFGFNNFIENTEYLGVSNTVHNSYLRMLYEFGILGFIFIVYLFYKFIETISKNKIFLIFLPILITWISNDFFIVKDTFLLICILIVNSKHDWEGAR from the coding sequence ATGTTTTATATTAGAGATGGTGGAATAAGGGCTAGTGGTCTAATGTATAACCCTAACTACTTTGCATATAGTACTTTTATTTCTTTCTTATTATTAGATTCGTTTTTTTCTAAAGGAAAAATAAAATTAATACTTTTATTTATGATGGCTTTTCTTATTTTATTAAGTTTTTCCAGAGGAGTTATTTTAGGTATGTTGGTATATTTTGTATTCAAAATTAAATACAAACTTATTCCAATATTTGTTTTGTTAATTTTATTTTTTTATTTATCTAATATTTTTACATTACTAGATATGAATATTGATGATTTATATAAAACTTTGGAATATAGGTTAGAAAATTTAAAGACAGGTGATCTAAGTGGTCGAGTAACTACTTGGATTATTGGTTATGAAGTATGGAGTCTGAATCTAAAAAATATATTATTTGGATTTGGGTTTAATAATTTCATAGAAAACACTGAATATTTGGGGGTTAGTAACACAGTTCATAATAGCTATTTGAGAATGTTATATGAATTTGGAATCTTAGGTTTTATTTTTATTGTTTATTTGTTTTATAAATTTATTGAAACAATAAGTAAAAATAAAATTTTTCTTATTTTTCTTCCTATTTTAATCACATGGATCTCAAATGATTTTTTTATAGTAAAAGACACTTTTTTATTAATTTGCATACTCATAGTTAATTCCAAACATGATTGGGAGGGAGCAAGGTAA
- a CDS encoding Fic family protein, with the protein MKPPFFITNKMLNLMVKISYKLGTLQIEYERNLHLRKENRIRSIHSSLAIENNSLTLEQVTAVLNGKRVLGHPKEIQEVKNAYDAYDEILSYDPYSVQDFLKTHHLLTQTIVDESGNFRSKDVGIYNASGQLVHMGARPQFVEKLISDLFTWAKNDDTPDLIKSAVVHYEIEMIHPFNDGNGRIGRLWQNVILSRANPIFAWIPIETIIYAHQAEYYQVLAQADKENDSTVFIEFMLGVILETLENY; encoded by the coding sequence ATGAAACCACCATTTTTCATTACAAATAAAATGCTTAATCTTATGGTAAAAATATCCTATAAATTAGGCACATTACAGATTGAGTATGAGCGGAATTTACATTTGCGTAAAGAAAATCGTATCCGCTCTATTCATTCATCGTTAGCGATTGAAAATAATAGTCTGACGCTTGAGCAAGTAACAGCGGTACTTAACGGTAAACGAGTTTTAGGGCATCCAAAAGAAATTCAAGAAGTTAAAAATGCCTATGATGCTTATGATGAAATACTTAGTTACGATCCTTATTCCGTACAGGATTTTCTAAAAACTCATCATTTATTAACTCAAACAATAGTTGATGAATCAGGGAATTTTAGAAGTAAAGATGTCGGTATTTATAATGCCTCCGGACAATTAGTTCATATGGGAGCGAGACCGCAGTTTGTTGAAAAGCTGATTAGTGATTTATTTACTTGGGCAAAGAATGATGATACGCCGGATTTAATTAAAAGTGCGGTTGTCCATTATGAAATTGAAATGATTCATCCTTTTAATGATGGAAACGGTCGAATAGGTCGATTATGGCAGAATGTCATCCTGAGTCGTGCTAATCCCATTTTTGCTTGGATCCCTATCGAAACGATTATATACGCTCATCAAGCGGAATATTACCAAGTCTTGGCACAAGCGGATAAAGAAAACGATTCAACCGTATTTATTGAATTTATGCTCGGTGTTATATTAGAAACTTTGGAAAATTATTGA
- the tviB gene encoding Vi polysaccharide biosynthesis UDP-N-acetylglucosamine C-6 dehydrogenase TviB, which produces MHLESLKIGIIGLGYVGLPLAVEFGKKITTVGFDINQNRIDDLNQHQDHTLEVTSEELKQANYISYTTSLEKLKECNFFIVTVPTPIDDYKQPDLTPLIKASETIAKVLKKGDIVVYESTVYPGATEEVCIPVLEKNSNLIFNKDFYAGYSPERINPGDKEHRVTNILKVTSGSTPEVADYVDQVYNLIIEAGTHKAPSLKVAEAAKVIENTQRDVNIALINELALIFNKMGIDTEDVLKAAGTKWNFLPFRPGLVGGHCIGVDPYYLTHKAQAIGYHPEIILAGRRLNDSMGSYVATQLVKGMIKKKIQVEGAKVLILGLTFKENCPDLRNTKVIDIVKELKEYNMNIDVYDPWIDAKESEEEYGITPISVLNDNSYDGIILAVAHNEFKEMGAKQIHNLGKPVHILYDLKYVLSQNDVDIRL; this is translated from the coding sequence ATGCATTTAGAATCATTGAAAATTGGCATTATTGGTTTAGGTTATGTTGGTCTACCATTAGCAGTTGAGTTTGGTAAAAAAATTACAACAGTTGGGTTTGATATTAATCAAAATAGAATTGATGATCTTAATCAGCATCAGGATCATACTTTAGAAGTAACAAGTGAAGAGTTGAAACAGGCTAATTACATTTCTTATACAACATCGTTAGAAAAATTAAAAGAATGCAATTTTTTCATTGTAACTGTTCCTACGCCTATTGATGATTATAAACAGCCAGACTTAACACCGCTAATTAAAGCTTCAGAAACTATCGCAAAAGTGTTAAAAAAAGGAGATATTGTAGTTTATGAATCTACAGTGTATCCAGGTGCTACAGAAGAGGTATGTATTCCTGTACTAGAAAAAAATAGCAATCTAATTTTTAATAAAGACTTTTATGCAGGTTATAGCCCAGAACGAATCAATCCCGGCGATAAAGAGCACCGTGTAACAAATATTTTGAAGGTTACTTCAGGCTCAACTCCAGAAGTTGCAGACTATGTTGATCAAGTATATAACCTAATTATTGAAGCTGGAACTCATAAAGCACCAAGTTTAAAAGTAGCCGAAGCTGCAAAAGTTATTGAAAATACTCAACGTGATGTCAATATTGCTCTAATTAACGAGCTAGCTCTTATTTTTAATAAAATGGGAATTGACACTGAAGATGTATTAAAAGCAGCAGGAACTAAATGGAACTTTTTACCATTCCGTCCGGGTTTAGTAGGCGGACATTGCATTGGTGTTGATCCTTATTATCTGACACACAAAGCTCAAGCGATAGGTTACCATCCTGAAATTATTTTAGCGGGTCGTCGTTTGAACGATTCTATGGGTAGTTATGTTGCAACTCAGCTTGTTAAAGGAATGATTAAGAAGAAAATTCAAGTTGAAGGAGCAAAAGTTTTGATTTTGGGTTTAACATTTAAAGAAAATTGCCCTGATTTAAGAAATACTAAAGTTATTGATATTGTTAAAGAATTAAAAGAGTATAATATGAATATAGATGTTTATGATCCTTGGATTGATGCAAAAGAATCGGAAGAGGAGTATGGTATTACACCAATTTCAGTATTAAATGATAATTCTTATGATGGAATTATTCTTGCAGTAGCTCATAATGAGTTTAAAGAAATGGGGGCTAAACAAATTCATAACTTAGGTAAACCAGTGCATATACTATATGATCTCAAATATGTATTAAGTCAAAATGATGTTGATATACGTTTATAA